The segment CTAACCATAGATAATAATGGGATTTCTGCCCCTTTGCCTTGACAAGCTGTAAATCAAATTCAGGTTCCGCAACATCCACAACTCCCTCCTGCTGCACCGCAGTTGTGATGGCATGTTGGAAGACATCCAATGCTGCTTTGTCTGTATAGATTGCAAAAAAATCATCATTCATTTCGCCAAATCCTTGGCTTTTTGAAATGCTCACTTTAGTAAGCTGTCCCTGACCGCAGCCCGTAACGATCACTAGAAGCAGTAATAATAAAAGGATACGCCCCATTGTAGTCATCACCTCACCTTATTATACAATAAACCAGCTGATGCTGTCGTAGGCTTCGTTCCTTTGTAATATAGTAGAAAAAAGGAGGGGACAGATGGGGTTATTTGATAGATTAATCGGCAATGCCAGTGAGGTAAACCTGGAGAAATTACAGGGAGAGGTGGGGGAGCTATTAATCACCAACGAAACAATTCAAAATGCCTATAAAATTATTCGAGATATTTTTATTTTTACAAATAAGCGCTTGATTTTAATTGATAAGCAGGGCGTAACAGGCAAAAAAATTGAATACCATTCGATTCCCTATAAAAACATTCTGCATTTTTCTGTGGAAACAGCAGGCACATTCGATGTAGATGCAGAGCTAAAAATTTGGATTTCAGGCAGCCCACAGCCGCTACAGCGTAGCTTTAATAAGTCCACAAATATTTACAAAGTCCAAAGCGTTTTAGCAGAGTATGTGCTAGGATAGCCTTCTCATAAGTTTA is part of the Lysinibacillus sp. FSL K6-0232 genome and harbors:
- a CDS encoding PH domain-containing protein, with product MGLFDRLIGNASEVNLEKLQGEVGELLITNETIQNAYKIIRDIFIFTNKRLILIDKQGVTGKKIEYHSIPYKNILHFSVETAGTFDVDAELKIWISGSPQPLQRSFNKSTNIYKVQSVLAEYVLG